The following proteins are encoded in a genomic region of Synechococcus sp. ROS8604:
- a CDS encoding nucleotidyltransferase family protein: MPLLELLAAIWRHRLQILLAGDQEIGILFPKLKYLLKEMAHQEILAALALSSLTRGIAEVFENAGVPMLVLKGVALSKQTTGSLTARGRGDLDLWVKSNQVGEVIALLKHQGFQLTAGASCVGDTNFHGSYSGFVCIEISMFRNQGQQTQFIDLHWHPSHIRGIFPPFDAVWNQREKFYINEQQIFTLPLNLSFINSCCHASSDCWRSLRDLVDVVRLGRWCTIPQLTPWSAFRPVLKTCCVASELTESSLLNAIACDPSARSRRVALHDAMDAQLRPCRSTVRGRKWICQRVKTLFRKLNSYYHPEHFFSTLFYSIITSPVLLDRKSGRYYSFLQIFMNRLDLLMYHLGCRDRNS; encoded by the coding sequence GTGCCTTTGTTAGAACTTTTGGCTGCGATCTGGCGACATCGATTACAGATTTTACTTGCAGGTGATCAAGAAATTGGAATATTGTTCCCAAAACTTAAATATTTATTAAAAGAAATGGCTCATCAAGAGATTCTTGCTGCTCTAGCCCTTTCAAGTTTAACGAGAGGAATCGCAGAAGTGTTTGAGAATGCTGGGGTCCCTATGCTCGTGCTCAAGGGGGTCGCATTAAGCAAACAAACTACAGGATCTTTAACAGCCAGAGGGCGAGGAGATCTTGATCTGTGGGTGAAAAGCAATCAGGTTGGTGAAGTAATTGCTTTGCTGAAGCATCAGGGTTTTCAGCTCACAGCAGGGGCTAGTTGTGTAGGTGATACCAATTTTCATGGCTCTTATTCAGGTTTTGTGTGCATAGAAATATCAATGTTTCGCAACCAAGGTCAACAGACACAGTTCATTGATCTTCATTGGCATCCCTCACATATCAGAGGGATCTTTCCTCCTTTTGATGCAGTATGGAATCAAAGGGAGAAATTTTATATCAATGAGCAGCAGATTTTCACCCTACCGCTGAACTTGTCTTTTATAAATTCTTGTTGTCACGCTAGCAGCGACTGTTGGAGGTCGTTGCGTGACTTGGTTGATGTTGTACGCCTGGGAAGGTGGTGTACGATTCCTCAACTAACGCCTTGGTCTGCTTTTAGACCAGTACTAAAGACATGTTGTGTGGCGTCTGAATTAACTGAATCATCGCTTTTGAACGCAATAGCTTGCGATCCATCTGCGCGAAGTAGAAGAGTTGCTCTTCATGATGCAATGGATGCTCAGTTAAGACCATGCCGATCAACAGTAAGAGGGAGAAAATGGATTTGCCAGCGTGTAAAAACCCTTTTTCGGAAGCTTAATAGCTATTACCATCCTGAGCATTTTTTCTCAACCCTTTTTTATAGTATAATTACGTCACCAGTATTGTTGGATCGTAAGTCTGGTAGATATTATTCATTCCTCCAGATTTTTATGAATAGACTTGATTTATTGATGTATCATCTTGGTTGTCGCGATAGGAACTCATAG
- a CDS encoding NUDIX hydrolase translates to MELLPPLEPSQCLETLETMDACKIRFERNRIRLPMGVEGTFGIIRHPGASLAVPITADGQVVILRQYRFAVQARLLEFPAGTLEEGEDPLESMQRELAEEAGYSAARWDSLGPMLPCPGYSDEVIHCFLARELTRLDHPPAGDEDEDLEVILMPPSELDARLASGAEWLDGKSVTAWFRAKQLLGL, encoded by the coding sequence ATGGAACTTCTTCCACCTTTGGAACCATCACAGTGTCTTGAGACCCTCGAGACCATGGATGCGTGCAAGATTCGTTTCGAGCGCAATCGCATCCGCTTGCCGATGGGGGTGGAAGGAACCTTTGGGATCATTCGCCACCCCGGGGCTTCCTTGGCGGTTCCGATCACCGCTGACGGCCAGGTGGTGATTTTGCGCCAATACCGTTTTGCAGTGCAGGCCCGTCTCCTTGAGTTTCCTGCAGGCACCCTTGAAGAGGGAGAAGATCCTTTGGAATCGATGCAGCGAGAGCTTGCAGAAGAAGCTGGATATAGCGCTGCCCGTTGGGATTCACTCGGGCCGATGTTGCCTTGTCCTGGCTACTCCGACGAGGTGATTCATTGCTTTCTGGCGCGGGAGCTCACGCGTTTGGACCATCCACCAGCTGGCGATGAGGATGAGGATCTGGAGGTGATCTTGATGCCTCCGTCCGAGCTGGATGCCCGTCTGGCGTCCGGTGCTGAATGGCTGGATGGCAAGAGCGTCACCGCCTGGTTCCGTGCCAAGCAACTGCTGGGTCTCTGA
- a CDS encoding DegT/DnrJ/EryC1/StrS aminotransferase family protein gives MQVPPFSLTDQLADLGSELDDAVLRVLRSGQYIGGTEIKTFEDAFAASVNCRHAVGCNSGTDALVLALRGLGIGSGDEVITASFSFFATAEAISAVGATPVFVDVDPVTYLIDLNLIEAAITPATKALIPVHLFGRPVDMARLMDIAQRHGLKVVEDCAQATGASWNAKPVGSWGDVGCFSFFPTKNLGAAGDGGAMTCQDDDLAQRMRELAVHGMPRRYLHTALGYNSRLDSIQAAVLNVKLPYLSGWVEKRAAIAQRYLEALKDLPGVQLPASATDASVGHGWNQFVVRVRLCPEQQPSCGGTCSESASHFGLPPSRCREWLKQSLQEQGVNTIIYYPIPIHRQPAYEDQAQADGNLPITDQLCSEVLSLPIFPELTSEQQERVITVLRQQLVAQTQERMVA, from the coding sequence ATGCAGGTGCCTCCGTTCAGCCTCACAGATCAGCTTGCCGACCTCGGATCGGAGCTCGATGATGCCGTCTTGCGGGTGTTGCGAAGTGGGCAATACATCGGTGGCACCGAGATCAAAACATTTGAGGACGCGTTTGCAGCAAGCGTGAACTGTCGCCATGCCGTGGGTTGCAACAGCGGGACAGATGCCTTGGTCCTGGCGTTACGAGGCCTTGGCATCGGCTCTGGCGATGAGGTGATCACCGCATCCTTCAGCTTCTTTGCAACCGCTGAAGCGATCAGTGCCGTGGGCGCAACGCCCGTCTTCGTGGACGTGGACCCTGTGACCTATCTGATCGACCTCAATCTGATTGAAGCCGCGATCACACCCGCCACCAAAGCGCTCATCCCCGTCCACCTGTTTGGTCGTCCGGTGGATATGGCCCGCCTGATGGACATCGCCCAGCGCCATGGGCTCAAGGTGGTGGAGGACTGCGCGCAGGCCACCGGCGCCAGCTGGAACGCCAAGCCTGTTGGCAGTTGGGGCGATGTGGGGTGCTTCAGCTTTTTTCCCACGAAAAATCTCGGAGCTGCAGGCGATGGCGGCGCCATGACCTGCCAGGACGATGATCTTGCCCAACGCATGCGTGAACTCGCCGTGCACGGCATGCCCCGCCGCTATCTCCACACCGCCTTGGGCTACAACAGTCGCCTGGATTCCATTCAGGCCGCCGTTCTCAACGTGAAGCTGCCTTACCTCAGCGGCTGGGTTGAGAAGCGCGCAGCGATTGCCCAGCGCTACCTCGAAGCGCTCAAAGACCTCCCCGGCGTCCAACTCCCCGCTTCCGCCACTGATGCAAGCGTGGGGCATGGTTGGAATCAGTTTGTAGTGCGCGTGCGTCTTTGCCCCGAGCAGCAGCCGTCTTGCGGCGGAACCTGCTCCGAATCAGCCAGCCATTTTGGTTTGCCCCCCAGTCGTTGCCGTGAATGGCTCAAGCAAAGCCTCCAAGAGCAAGGGGTGAATACGATCATTTATTACCCCATCCCGATCCATCGCCAGCCGGCCTACGAAGACCAAGCTCAGGCTGACGGCAACCTTCCAATCACGGATCAACTGTGCAGCGAGGTGCTCAGCCTGCCCATTTTCCCGGAATTAACCTCCGAGCAACAGGAACGGGTGATCACGGTGTTGCGCCAGCAACTTGTTGCTCAGACTCAAGAGCGAATGGTGGCGTAA
- a CDS encoding ABC transporter ATP-binding protein, which produces MKSLIEIVSIGLGISILFSNNSKHFQSLSIDISLRQAFFCLSLLILFRTLLQAYTSIKQQNLIFEFSDRLKKQVLSLVLKSSTSGLNQIGRGELMSLLMDEIDTSVGALNQAVSTIRHFISLILYAASILLINQENAVPLLLAFVSTSIAALLQRSESWSLGYTSTQLNSNLQRTVGDALHNLKAIRAAGAEDWIKKRFINDISNYRKVQQIMIKRQSLFTAWRDSLVILVMGGWLAWIRQDLDSSIIATTLLFGYRTATSFSSLIRSYRICLSWLPAYSELHRRRKLLTRSIALIPGKTDIEQRDEDLFTPIHWTSLIWSEDKTETSHLSIPLLLGQLTVVTGPSGIGKTTLIDQFCGLLSEHTSSWKVCSKVNNINLKGSIGAQIIRRHIAYSPQNSVLFEASLRENLTMGHNIESKSIKHWLSELQLLHIAERAHGLDEPLPLTQVSFSGGEIHRLGLIRTWLRNQSIEILDEPTAFLDEESSVIVRSIISRRVKRKLILVSTHDPHIIKMADHVIALTDDYRPNAMSSYRDNQDDTSINQVYS; this is translated from the coding sequence TTGAAGTCATTAATTGAAATTGTCAGTATTGGGTTAGGGATATCTATTCTTTTCAGCAATAACTCTAAACATTTTCAGAGTTTATCAATTGATATTTCATTGCGACAGGCATTTTTTTGCTTGTCTTTATTAATACTATTCCGCACCCTTTTGCAAGCTTATACATCAATTAAACAACAAAATTTAATTTTTGAATTCTCTGATCGACTAAAAAAACAAGTGCTATCACTTGTTTTAAAATCTTCAACCTCCGGACTCAATCAAATTGGAAGAGGTGAATTAATGTCGCTTCTTATGGATGAGATCGATACTTCAGTAGGCGCTCTTAATCAGGCGGTTAGTACAATTCGCCACTTTATATCACTAATTCTTTATGCGGCAAGTATTTTGTTGATTAATCAAGAGAATGCAGTTCCTCTTTTGCTAGCGTTTGTCTCAACAAGTATAGCAGCCTTATTGCAACGTTCAGAGAGTTGGAGTCTCGGCTATACCTCTACTCAACTCAATAGTAATCTTCAACGAACAGTAGGTGATGCTCTGCATAATCTTAAAGCCATTCGCGCAGCTGGAGCAGAGGATTGGATTAAAAAGCGCTTTATTAATGACATATCAAACTACCGTAAAGTGCAACAAATAATGATCAAACGGCAATCTCTTTTTACAGCTTGGCGAGACTCATTGGTGATTTTGGTGATGGGAGGCTGGCTTGCCTGGATTCGACAAGATCTTGATTCTTCTATTATTGCTACAACATTATTGTTTGGTTATCGAACTGCCACATCATTCAGCAGCCTCATCAGATCATATCGCATTTGCCTAAGTTGGTTACCAGCCTACTCAGAGCTTCATAGGCGCAGAAAATTATTGACTCGCAGTATTGCCCTCATTCCTGGAAAAACAGACATTGAACAAAGAGATGAGGACTTATTTACACCAATTCATTGGACGTCCTTAATCTGGTCAGAAGACAAAACAGAAACATCTCATCTTTCTATCCCATTATTATTAGGCCAACTAACTGTAGTAACCGGACCTTCTGGGATTGGAAAAACAACTTTAATTGATCAATTCTGTGGTCTGCTTTCGGAACATACCAGTTCTTGGAAAGTTTGCTCTAAAGTCAACAATATAAATCTAAAGGGTTCTATTGGTGCACAGATAATTAGACGACACATCGCATATTCTCCACAAAACTCAGTCTTGTTTGAGGCAAGTTTACGTGAAAATCTCACGATGGGACACAATATAGAGTCGAAAAGCATTAAACATTGGCTATCTGAGCTTCAACTCTTGCACATTGCTGAACGTGCCCATGGTTTAGATGAACCTTTACCACTCACACAAGTTTCATTCTCGGGCGGCGAAATTCACAGACTTGGATTAATACGAACTTGGCTACGGAACCAATCCATTGAAATACTGGATGAACCTACGGCCTTTCTTGATGAAGAATCATCTGTTATCGTGAGATCAATCATTTCGAGAAGAGTTAAACGTAAATTAATCTTAGTTAGTACTCATGATCCTCACATTATCAAGATGGCTGATCACGTAATAGCCTTAACTGATGATTACCGACCAAATGCTATGAGTTCCTATCGCGACAACCAAGATGATACATCAATAAATCAAGTCTATTCATAA
- a CDS encoding FAD-binding domain-containing protein — MGASRVLFWHRRDLRLADNLGLQAAVAISPAVTGVYVLDPALIHPPESLPPMAPARLWFLVETLRELQQRWRDVGSRLLVVAGDPVQVMPRLASLLEAPSVVWSRDVEPYSRERDRQVAKALQADGRKVLVDWDQLLLAPDLIKTGGGDPYRVFGPFLRNWRGQVERSQPRSAEVPIALIDLEAESLEDLLGGEGALGRLCAEGQRQLEQLQVEHGFRGTDLCPSRPGEAAAARQLATFADRALLAYEPDRNFPGIPGTSYLSAGLSVGTLSPRQAWCAAQGAKEMARSDEQRQAITVWEQELCWREFYQQALFHFPELADGPYREQWRRFPWENNRDWFEAWKEGQTGMPIIDAAMRQLNQSGWMHNRCRMIVASFLVKDLICDWRWGERAFMELEVDGDLAANNGGWQWSASSGMDPKPLRIFNPATQASKFDAEGEYIRQWVPELRHVNTKDLISGEIAALERRGYPELLIDHKVQQAKFKALYATIRS; from the coding sequence ATGGGAGCGTCTCGCGTTTTGTTTTGGCATCGCCGCGACCTGCGCTTGGCCGACAATCTCGGCCTGCAGGCGGCTGTGGCAATCAGTCCAGCGGTAACGGGCGTGTATGTGCTGGACCCAGCGCTGATTCACCCCCCGGAGTCGCTGCCACCGATGGCTCCGGCCCGCCTTTGGTTCCTTGTGGAAACCCTGCGCGAACTCCAGCAACGCTGGCGAGACGTGGGAAGCCGTTTGCTGGTGGTGGCTGGCGACCCGGTGCAGGTGATGCCGCGGCTAGCGTCTTTGCTTGAGGCGCCTTCGGTGGTGTGGAGCCGGGACGTGGAGCCCTACTCCAGGGAGCGTGACCGTCAGGTGGCCAAAGCCTTGCAAGCCGATGGGCGCAAGGTGCTGGTGGATTGGGATCAGCTCCTGCTGGCACCGGACCTGATCAAAACGGGTGGTGGTGACCCTTACCGGGTGTTTGGCCCTTTTCTGCGCAATTGGCGCGGTCAGGTGGAGCGCAGCCAGCCCAGAAGCGCGGAGGTTCCCATCGCGTTGATCGATTTGGAGGCCGAGTCACTAGAAGACCTTCTTGGCGGTGAGGGGGCTCTCGGCCGTTTGTGCGCGGAGGGTCAGCGGCAGCTGGAGCAGCTGCAGGTGGAACATGGTTTTCGAGGCACGGATCTCTGCCCGAGCCGCCCAGGAGAGGCGGCGGCTGCGAGGCAGTTGGCCACGTTTGCTGATCGTGCGTTGCTGGCCTATGAACCCGATCGCAATTTCCCGGGGATTCCCGGCACCTCTTATCTGAGTGCGGGCCTGAGCGTGGGCACGCTGAGTCCACGACAGGCCTGGTGTGCTGCCCAAGGGGCCAAGGAGATGGCCCGCAGCGATGAGCAGCGGCAGGCGATCACGGTGTGGGAACAGGAACTCTGCTGGCGTGAGTTTTACCAGCAGGCCCTATTCCATTTCCCTGAACTGGCAGATGGTCCTTACCGTGAGCAATGGCGGCGTTTCCCTTGGGAAAACAACCGCGACTGGTTTGAGGCCTGGAAGGAAGGACAAACAGGGATGCCGATCATCGATGCGGCGATGCGACAGCTCAATCAAAGCGGCTGGATGCACAATCGTTGCCGCATGATCGTGGCCTCATTCCTTGTGAAGGATTTGATCTGTGATTGGCGCTGGGGCGAACGCGCCTTCATGGAGCTTGAGGTGGATGGAGATTTGGCTGCCAACAATGGCGGCTGGCAATGGAGCGCGAGCAGTGGCATGGATCCAAAACCTTTGCGGATCTTCAATCCAGCCACTCAGGCTTCAAAATTTGACGCCGAAGGCGAGTACATCCGCCAATGGGTGCCGGAATTGCGGCATGTGAACACCAAGGATTTGATCAGTGGAGAGATCGCTGCTTTAGAGCGCAGGGGCTATCCGGAGCTGCTGATTGATCACAAGGTGCAGCAGGCCAAGTTCAAAGCCCTTTACGCCACCATTCGCTCTTGA